The Thalassotalea psychrophila genome window below encodes:
- a CDS encoding glycoside hydrolase family 3 N-terminal domain-containing protein yields MKTKFSISILSLAALYSASVYASTETLLPYKNSNLSAEQRVDDLISRMTLTEKAGQMSQYVGLEHITASEKQLTEEQLNSSDAHGFYPGLSIEDLKMMIENGEIGSFLHVVNVKEANTLQQHAMKSRLGIPLIIGIDAIHGNALVRGATVYPSPISAASSFNLDLVKKSSTETAKEMRANGSHWTFTPNVDIVRDPRWGRVGETFGEDPYLVAKMGVATVEGLQQDDFKGHDKVIANAKHFVGGGDSINGLNLAPLDVSERTLRQDYFPPFKEVVDAGVFTIMAAHNEVNGVPSHGNKFILDQVLREEWGFSGFVVSDWLDVDRLKTLHRVVPTHKEAVHLTIDSGMDMNMHGPNFAPPIIELVNEDRLTEKRIDESVKPILLAKFRLGLFDTPYVDEALRDKVNFHPEHQKTSLAMARESIVLLKNDNNILPFKAPKNIFITGPNADAHTILGDWSLPQPEENVTTVLEGLQQVSSKQVNIDYLDVGKQVKTLTDKQISEAAKRAKSADVSIVVVGENPLRFDNEGKTSGENVARAELDLYGKQLELIKAVHSAGKPVIVVLVNGRPISEPWLVENVDAIVEAWEPGSFGGQAVAEVLYGQVNPSAKMPISVPYSAGHIQSIYNHKPSTYFKNYVDLPTKNLYEFGFGLSYSTFEYSNLTLDKTQINKDGSATATVSVTNTSDVAGDEIVQLYIRDNYSQVTRPVKELKGFKRIHVPANSAVDVSFKINPDMLAYYNLAMQWGVEAGDFTLMLGSSSKDTDLQTITLNVKK; encoded by the coding sequence ATGAAAACTAAATTTTCAATCTCTATCTTGTCATTAGCGGCTTTGTATAGCGCCTCTGTGTATGCCAGTACAGAAACTTTATTACCTTACAAAAACTCTAACTTGAGTGCCGAACAACGTGTTGATGACTTAATTTCACGTATGACACTGACCGAAAAAGCCGGTCAAATGAGTCAGTACGTTGGACTTGAGCATATTACTGCATCAGAAAAACAGCTAACTGAAGAGCAATTAAACAGTTCAGATGCTCATGGTTTTTACCCAGGGTTAAGTATTGAAGATCTGAAAATGATGATTGAAAATGGCGAAATCGGTTCTTTTTTACATGTTGTAAATGTAAAAGAAGCGAATACATTGCAGCAACATGCAATGAAATCTCGTTTAGGTATTCCGCTAATTATTGGTATAGATGCAATTCACGGTAATGCATTAGTCCGTGGTGCAACCGTTTACCCTTCACCGATAAGTGCCGCGAGTTCTTTTAATCTTGATTTGGTAAAAAAATCGTCGACAGAAACGGCCAAAGAAATGCGCGCTAATGGCTCACATTGGACCTTTACCCCGAACGTAGATATTGTTCGAGATCCTCGTTGGGGAAGAGTAGGTGAGACATTCGGCGAAGATCCATATCTGGTCGCTAAAATGGGCGTTGCCACTGTTGAAGGGTTACAACAAGACGACTTCAAAGGTCATGACAAGGTTATTGCTAATGCTAAACACTTTGTTGGTGGTGGCGATTCTATTAATGGTTTGAACCTTGCCCCTCTCGATGTTTCTGAACGCACTTTAAGACAAGACTATTTTCCTCCATTTAAAGAGGTCGTTGATGCCGGCGTTTTTACCATTATGGCTGCTCATAACGAAGTAAACGGTGTGCCCTCGCATGGCAATAAATTTATATTGGATCAGGTACTTCGTGAAGAATGGGGTTTTTCAGGCTTTGTAGTTAGTGATTGGTTGGACGTTGACCGTTTAAAAACCTTGCATAGAGTTGTTCCAACCCATAAAGAAGCTGTTCATTTAACCATTGACTCTGGCATGGATATGAATATGCATGGTCCAAATTTTGCGCCGCCAATTATTGAGTTAGTCAATGAGGACCGTTTAACCGAAAAGCGCATTGATGAGTCTGTAAAACCAATTCTATTAGCGAAATTTCGCTTAGGTTTGTTCGACACTCCTTATGTTGATGAAGCGTTAAGAGATAAAGTTAACTTTCATCCTGAGCATCAAAAAACATCACTTGCTATGGCCCGTGAGTCTATTGTTTTGTTAAAAAATGATAATAATATTTTACCTTTTAAAGCGCCTAAAAATATTTTTATTACTGGCCCAAATGCTGATGCGCACACCATTTTAGGTGATTGGTCTTTACCTCAACCAGAAGAAAACGTGACAACTGTTCTTGAAGGCTTGCAACAAGTAAGCTCAAAGCAAGTTAATATTGATTATTTAGATGTAGGCAAACAAGTAAAAACGCTAACAGATAAACAAATTAGCGAAGCAGCTAAACGAGCAAAATCTGCTGATGTTAGTATTGTTGTTGTTGGTGAGAACCCACTTCGTTTTGACAATGAAGGCAAAACTTCAGGTGAAAACGTTGCTCGTGCAGAGCTAGATTTATATGGTAAACAATTAGAGCTAATAAAAGCTGTTCATAGTGCAGGCAAACCTGTGATTGTTGTATTAGTTAACGGTCGCCCTATTTCGGAACCTTGGTTAGTAGAGAACGTTGATGCCATAGTTGAAGCATGGGAGCCAGGTAGCTTTGGGGGCCAAGCGGTTGCTGAAGTTTTATATGGCCAGGTAAACCCAAGTGCAAAAATGCCAATTTCTGTGCCATACAGTGCTGGCCATATCCAATCAATTTATAATCATAAGCCATCAACTTACTTTAAAAACTATGTCGACTTGCCAACTAAAAATTTGTATGAATTTGGTTTTGGCTTAAGTTACAGCACATTTGAATACTCAAATTTGACTCTTGATAAAACACAAATTAACAAAGACGGTAGTGCAACAGCTACAGTAAGTGTTACTAATACCAGTGATGTTGCTGGTGATGAGATTGTACAATTATATATTCGTGACAATTACAGCCAAGTAACTCGTCCGGTGAAAGAACTGAAAGGTTTTAAGCGTATACATGTTCCGGCTAATTCAGCTGTCGATGTGAGTTTCAAAATCAATCCAGACATGTTGGCATATTACAATTTGGCGATGCAATGGGGGGTTGAAGCCGGTGATTTTACTTTAATGCTAGGTTCATCTTCAAAAGATACTGATCTTCAAACGATTACTCTTAATGTGAAAAAATAG
- a CDS encoding sulfatase: MHFSKLITTIAITLSCVSITAFAAAEKKPLNVLFIAVDDLKPLIGAYGNDKIITPNIDAIAAQGTLFNNAYSQWPVCGPSRMSLLTGLRPEVNGIMNLKDKIRDVNPSVVTLPQLFIEHGYETAAVGKIFDPRNVDSRKTDDPASWSIAYKPPTSFMKGKQKLAVESLEGPIEKFVDGNINKRSIKLLKQMADSNKPFFLAVGYKRPHLPFTAPKQFFDLYDPATFTLAPFQQAPKNSNAKYILNNNGEMLTYKPTPKAGEKVKPYPKGPFSEAHQRELIHGYYAAVSFVDHLVGELTAELEATGQADNTAIVFWGDHGFHLGDHGMWGKHTTMEQANHVPLIIKMPGQKASVYKKPVGLMDIYPTLAELSKLKLPYELNGDSLVPAMKGQKESKQPVAISQYKRVGAFGYSLRTEKYRYTEWLSKNKKVVYRDLYDMEHDSGETNNVINDPKYQDVADTLAKLLRENNKGLKRL; this comes from the coding sequence ATGCATTTTTCGAAACTCATTACAACAATAGCAATTACATTAAGTTGTGTATCAATTACGGCTTTTGCTGCAGCTGAGAAAAAACCACTTAATGTGTTATTTATCGCAGTGGACGATTTAAAACCATTAATAGGAGCTTATGGTAATGATAAAATTATCACTCCTAACATTGATGCTATTGCGGCACAAGGAACGCTATTTAACAACGCGTATTCTCAATGGCCAGTTTGTGGACCTTCTAGAATGAGTTTACTTACTGGTTTGCGTCCTGAAGTTAATGGCATTATGAATTTAAAAGATAAAATTCGTGACGTAAACCCTAGTGTGGTGACCTTACCGCAATTGTTTATAGAACATGGCTATGAGACTGCTGCTGTGGGTAAAATATTTGATCCACGAAATGTTGATAGTCGCAAAACAGATGATCCTGCATCATGGTCAATTGCCTATAAACCACCTACTTCTTTTATGAAAGGTAAGCAAAAATTAGCGGTAGAATCGTTAGAAGGGCCAATAGAAAAATTTGTAGATGGCAACATCAACAAACGCAGCATTAAACTATTAAAACAAATGGCTGACAGCAACAAACCATTCTTTTTAGCGGTAGGTTATAAACGCCCACATTTACCGTTTACTGCACCTAAACAATTTTTTGATTTATACGATCCTGCAACATTCACTTTAGCGCCGTTTCAGCAAGCTCCTAAAAACAGTAATGCCAAATATATTTTAAATAATAATGGTGAAATGTTGACCTACAAACCTACACCAAAAGCCGGTGAAAAGGTGAAACCCTACCCTAAAGGACCATTTTCTGAAGCCCATCAACGAGAACTTATCCACGGTTACTACGCCGCGGTGAGTTTTGTCGATCATTTAGTGGGTGAATTAACCGCTGAACTTGAAGCGACGGGGCAAGCGGATAACACAGCTATTGTGTTTTGGGGTGATCATGGCTTTCACTTAGGTGATCACGGTATGTGGGGTAAGCATACCACTATGGAGCAAGCCAACCATGTCCCATTAATTATTAAAATGCCAGGACAAAAAGCCAGTGTTTATAAAAAGCCGGTTGGCTTAATGGATATTTATCCAACGTTAGCTGAGCTGAGTAAGTTGAAATTACCTTATGAATTAAATGGTGACTCGTTAGTGCCTGCAATGAAAGGCCAAAAAGAAAGCAAGCAGCCTGTGGCAATAAGCCAATATAAACGCGTTGGAGCATTTGGTTATTCGTTACGCACAGAAAAGTACCGTTACACTGAATGGTTAAGTAAAAATAAAAAAGTTGTCTATCGTGATTTGTACGATATGGAGCATGATAGTGGTGAAACCAATAACGTAATAAATGATCCTAAATACCAAGATGTTGCCGATACTCTGGCTAAATTGTTACGTGAAAATAACAAGGGATTGAAACGTCTATAA
- a CDS encoding sugar MFS transporter — MASLASTNEQTIVAPNENLNNNVSLVILTSLFFLWGFITCLNDILIPHLKGVFSLNYTQAMLIQFCFFSAYAIMSMPSASLIKRVGFKMGIVSGLVIAGIGCLMFYPAASSQSYPMFLAALFVLASGITCLQVSANPYVTALGEAKTASSRLIMTQAFNALGTTVAPFFGGLLILSGVAIGVEELSLMSAAEQAQYKIAEAQSVQIPYVGLAVVLFILAAIFVWLKLPTISSIDGDESTTASEKVKSAWTFPHLTLGAVAIFVYVGAEVSIGSFLINFISEENILGLAEAEAAHYIAYYWGGAMVGRFIGAVLTRYIAANRILVFNSIASVSLIFVAMFTNGYVAMVAILAVGLCNSIMFPTIFSLAVTDLGKATSQGSGILCLAIVGGAIIPLFQGVLADTIGIQLGFILPAVCYIFIAYYGYKGALIRK; from the coding sequence ATGGCATCACTTGCAAGTACCAATGAACAAACTATTGTTGCACCTAATGAAAATCTTAATAACAACGTCAGCTTAGTTATTCTAACTTCACTGTTTTTTCTTTGGGGGTTTATCACTTGTTTAAATGATATTTTGATCCCTCATTTAAAGGGCGTATTTTCTTTAAACTACACGCAGGCGATGCTAATTCAATTTTGCTTTTTTAGTGCTTACGCCATTATGTCTATGCCTTCGGCCAGCTTAATCAAAAGAGTTGGTTTCAAAATGGGAATAGTGTCAGGATTAGTTATTGCAGGCATTGGCTGCTTAATGTTCTATCCTGCAGCTTCAAGTCAATCTTATCCTATGTTTTTAGCTGCATTATTTGTACTTGCATCAGGAATTACTTGTTTGCAAGTATCTGCTAACCCTTACGTAACAGCGTTAGGTGAAGCCAAAACTGCATCAAGTCGTTTAATAATGACGCAAGCGTTTAACGCTTTAGGTACTACTGTAGCGCCATTTTTTGGTGGTTTATTAATTCTTTCTGGCGTTGCTATTGGTGTTGAAGAACTAAGCTTAATGTCTGCTGCTGAACAAGCACAATATAAAATTGCTGAAGCTCAATCGGTACAAATCCCTTATGTTGGATTAGCAGTGGTTTTATTTATTCTAGCTGCTATTTTTGTATGGTTAAAACTACCAACAATTTCTAGTATTGATGGTGATGAATCAACAACAGCAAGTGAGAAGGTTAAATCGGCATGGACATTTCCGCATTTAACTTTAGGTGCTGTGGCCATTTTCGTTTATGTAGGCGCAGAAGTTTCAATTGGTAGTTTCTTAATTAACTTTATTAGTGAAGAGAATATCTTAGGTTTAGCTGAAGCTGAAGCTGCTCATTACATTGCCTATTATTGGGGCGGGGCGATGGTTGGTCGATTTATTGGTGCTGTTCTTACGCGCTACATTGCTGCAAACAGAATATTAGTATTCAACTCTATTGCATCGGTTAGTTTGATTTTCGTTGCGATGTTTACCAATGGCTATGTTGCAATGGTTGCTATTTTAGCGGTAGGTTTATGTAACTCTATTATGTTCCCAACTATCTTTTCATTGGCAGTAACCGACCTTGGTAAGGCGACTAGCCAAGGCTCAGGTATTTTATGTTTAGCAATTGTTGGTGGAGCAATTATTCCTCTATTTCAAGGCGTTTTAGCCGATACAATTGGTATTCAATTAGGATTTATATTACCTGCAGTATGTTATATATTTATTGCATACTACGGCTATAAAGGTGCGTTGATTCGCAAATAA
- a CDS encoding EF-hand domain-containing protein produces MKKIYTTVAVAALMLGSISSANAISEQYFAKLDINNDGSLDVSEFSKNLDKYFEKKNITDPEDKKKKAKNGFNKKDLNGDGKLTFEEMNTEPKK; encoded by the coding sequence ATGAAAAAAATTTATACAACAGTAGCAGTGGCAGCATTAATGCTTGGTTCTATTAGCAGTGCAAATGCTATTAGTGAACAATATTTTGCTAAGCTTGATATAAACAACGACGGCTCATTAGATGTAAGTGAGTTCTCAAAAAATTTAGATAAATATTTTGAGAAAAAAAATATTACTGATCCAGAAGATAAAAAGAAAAAAGCCAAAAATGGTTTTAATAAAAAAGACTTAAATGGCGATGGTAAACTTACTTTTGAAGAAATGAATACTGAACCAAAAAAATAA
- a CDS encoding TonB-dependent receptor has product MLDNSKKSLLALSILAILHGTAWAQEESTATAKVEADKVTTEQADSDVPKKDIEDIEVIEVQGTRGSLKRSMNAKRYADQVMDGISAEDIGKLPDNNIAEALSRVVGVSLSREDGEGQYISIRGMDPSLSTVTVNGQTMGSTANGSAETSGSRSVNLNNVDSSMVSAIEVFKSPTANMIEGSIGGTVNLKSRDPIATGDRGSIGIKGEYNEISEEYGNALNLLLNTANEAETFGANLTVSTYNRTTQRNSFESKGWRKQAKTEGLELEYADIPGELYKIEDIRSKNVVEDRDRINVGLKLQWLPTDSLDAKLNILYGKQDISQESLRSIYIFRHEKRLIDADSIEIDYEDADSSERTLVDYGEDPLANSSGNVIQEISSWNPASASQNNYESEAYFSEAEKEIYNVSLSVDIDVSENLTITPIIGMSSAEDKTEWVTPAFAANADNIGFRLENGTWDPEIIYSDDPADLHALEPENMYLKRLSFAERSLTDDQTFQQVDFNYQLDSEYFRGIEFGLRHSDNEKDWDPKRSDPTGTVEDVESAIGEQVMFADYAKLRTINNQTKYAPQDSWFAPIEDKIVKNFKQYAIIESTPTEPYNIKEEVFAGYVQVNIDATLFDIPVRGNAGVRYVETKVEASANRNESLNGQEWVWTTFENDYEDVLPSVNLAFILTEDFILRAAGASVMARPNHRQLAPGFRYVDDGKEDPHYNFGNPYLSPYRANQYDLSAEWYFNAESLVSVGLFYKDIDNFIVTINEERTIPEYNNGFPIIVKQPINGEEAEVSGVEFSYQQAFVNLPSPFDGLGTAINYTYNDTNAELPNDVNNAVSSLPGFSKDTFNTTVYWEKYGANIRLAYNFRSEYFKNYAFTGETVHVDDFEQLDLSAGYRFNKTMSVSFVARNILGEETFEYVNIPSQAFSAKDNGRTYSLGFKYNF; this is encoded by the coding sequence ATGCTAGACAACTCTAAAAAGTCATTGTTGGCTCTTAGTATCTTAGCTATTTTACACGGCACTGCATGGGCTCAAGAAGAAAGCACAGCAACGGCTAAAGTAGAAGCTGATAAAGTTACCACAGAACAAGCTGACAGTGATGTACCAAAAAAAGATATTGAAGATATCGAAGTTATTGAGGTACAAGGTACTCGTGGCAGTTTAAAGCGCTCTATGAATGCTAAACGCTATGCTGACCAGGTTATGGATGGTATTTCTGCTGAAGACATTGGTAAGCTGCCTGATAATAATATTGCTGAAGCGCTTTCTCGGGTTGTTGGTGTTTCTTTAAGTCGTGAAGATGGTGAAGGTCAATACATAAGTATTCGAGGTATGGACCCTTCACTGAGTACTGTTACGGTAAATGGGCAAACTATGGGCTCTACTGCAAATGGTAGTGCCGAAACTAGTGGCTCTCGCAGTGTGAACTTAAATAATGTAGATAGCTCTATGGTTTCTGCTATCGAAGTATTTAAAAGCCCTACGGCTAATATGATTGAAGGTTCAATTGGCGGTACTGTTAATCTTAAGTCACGCGATCCTATTGCGACTGGGGATAGAGGTTCAATTGGTATTAAAGGTGAGTACAATGAAATTTCTGAAGAATATGGTAATGCTTTAAACTTGCTACTTAATACCGCAAACGAAGCTGAAACCTTTGGTGCAAATCTTACTGTAAGTACGTACAACCGTACCACCCAACGTAATTCATTTGAATCAAAAGGTTGGCGTAAACAAGCTAAGACTGAAGGTCTGGAATTAGAATATGCTGATATACCAGGTGAACTATATAAAATCGAAGATATTCGCTCTAAAAATGTAGTAGAAGATCGTGACCGTATTAACGTCGGCTTGAAGCTACAATGGTTACCAACCGATTCTTTAGATGCTAAGTTAAATATCCTCTACGGTAAGCAAGATATAAGTCAAGAAAGTCTACGTAGTATTTATATTTTTAGACATGAAAAACGATTAATTGACGCAGATAGTATTGAGATTGATTATGAAGACGCTGATTCAAGTGAACGTACTCTTGTTGATTATGGTGAAGATCCACTTGCCAATAGCAGCGGCAATGTAATTCAAGAAATTTCTAGTTGGAATCCAGCGTCGGCCAGTCAAAATAATTATGAATCTGAAGCCTATTTTTCTGAAGCGGAAAAAGAAATTTATAATGTAAGTTTAAGCGTTGATATTGATGTATCAGAAAATTTAACCATTACACCTATAATAGGCATGAGTTCAGCTGAAGATAAAACCGAATGGGTTACCCCAGCGTTTGCAGCTAATGCTGACAATATTGGTTTTAGGCTAGAAAACGGCACTTGGGACCCTGAAATAATTTATTCTGATGATCCCGCTGATTTGCATGCACTTGAACCTGAAAATATGTACCTTAAGCGTTTGAGTTTTGCTGAACGTAGTTTAACGGATGATCAAACTTTTCAACAAGTTGACTTTAATTATCAGTTAGACAGTGAATACTTCAGAGGTATTGAATTTGGTCTACGCCATTCTGATAATGAAAAGGATTGGGATCCAAAACGAAGTGATCCAACAGGTACTGTCGAAGATGTTGAATCAGCTATTGGCGAGCAAGTCATGTTTGCTGATTATGCAAAATTAAGAACTATCAATAATCAAACAAAATATGCTCCACAAGATAGCTGGTTTGCCCCGATTGAAGACAAAATTGTTAAAAACTTTAAGCAGTACGCTATTATCGAATCTACGCCAACAGAACCATATAATATTAAAGAAGAAGTATTTGCTGGATATGTGCAAGTAAATATTGATGCAACATTATTTGATATTCCTGTTCGTGGTAATGCAGGTGTTCGTTATGTTGAAACTAAAGTTGAAGCAAGTGCCAATCGTAATGAATCCCTAAATGGGCAAGAATGGGTTTGGACCACGTTTGAAAATGATTATGAAGACGTATTACCAAGCGTTAACTTAGCTTTTATTTTAACTGAAGACTTTATTTTACGTGCTGCTGGCGCTAGCGTTATGGCGAGACCTAATCATCGTCAGCTTGCTCCGGGTTTTAGATACGTTGACGATGGTAAAGAAGATCCTCATTACAACTTTGGTAATCCGTATCTTTCTCCATACCGTGCTAATCAATATGATTTAAGTGCCGAATGGTATTTTAATGCTGAAAGTTTAGTGTCAGTAGGTTTGTTTTATAAAGATATTGACAACTTTATAGTTACGATCAACGAAGAACGAACTATTCCTGAATATAATAATGGCTTTCCAATTATTGTTAAGCAGCCTATTAATGGTGAAGAAGCAGAAGTATCTGGTGTAGAGTTTAGTTATCAACAGGCTTTTGTAAATTTACCTTCGCCATTTGATGGACTTGGTACTGCGATTAATTACACCTATAACGACACAAATGCTGAATTACCAAATGATGTAAACAATGCAGTAAGCAGCTTACCTGGCTTCTCAAAAGATACCTTTAATACCACAGTTTATTGGGAAAAATACGGAGCAAATATTAGGCTTGCGTATAACTTCCGTAGCGAGTATTTCAAAAATTATGCATTTACCGGCGAAACAGTCCATGTTGATGACTTTGAGCAGTTAGATTTAAGTGCCGGATATCGTTTCAATAAGACTATGTCTGTGTCATTTGTAGCCCGTAATATTTTAGGTGAAGAAACATTCGAATACGTAAACATACCTTCGCAGGCATTTTCCGCTAAAGATAACGGTAGAACATATAGCCTAGGCTTTAAATATAACTTTTAA